From one Bacteroides eggerthii genomic stretch:
- the traK gene encoding conjugative transposon protein TraK, producing the protein MEFKSLRNIESSFRQIRLFGIVFLSLCAVVTVWSVWNSYRFAEKQREKIYVLDNGKSLMLALSQDLSQNRPAEAREHVRRFHEMFFTLSPEKSAIEHNVKRALLLADKSVYHYYSDFAEKGYYNRIIAGNINQVLKVDSVVCDFNAYPYRAVTYATQKIIRQSNVTERSLVTTCRLLNASRSDDNPNGFTIEGFTIIENKDLQTIKR; encoded by the coding sequence ATGGAATTCAAATCACTTAGAAACATCGAATCGTCGTTCAGGCAGATACGCCTGTTCGGTATCGTCTTCCTCTCGCTGTGCGCCGTGGTGACGGTGTGGAGCGTGTGGAACTCCTACCGTTTCGCAGAGAAGCAACGGGAGAAAATCTATGTGCTGGACAACGGCAAGAGCCTGATGCTCGCCTTGTCTCAGGATTTGTCGCAGAACCGCCCGGCGGAGGCACGGGAACATGTGCGCCGTTTCCACGAGATGTTCTTCACGCTATCACCTGAAAAAAGCGCGATTGAACACAACGTGAAACGTGCCTTGCTGCTGGCGGACAAGAGCGTGTACCACTATTATTCGGACTTCGCGGAGAAGGGGTACTACAACCGCATCATCGCCGGGAACATCAACCAAGTGCTGAAGGTGGACAGCGTGGTGTGCGACTTCAACGCCTATCCCTACCGTGCCGTGACCTACGCCACACAGAAAATCATCCGGCAGAGCAACGTCACCGAGCGCAGCCTCGTGACCACCTGCCGCCTGCTGAACGCATCGCGGTCGGATGACAACCCGAACGGTTTTACCATCGAGGGTTTCACCATCATTGAGAACAAGGATTTACAGACTATCAAACGGTAA
- a CDS encoding DUF3408 domain-containing protein, translated as MEKEMTPNEKRPQQDCGGMFTQVQASVEILSPVPVSGKCSEKDYERLFIRDPEVKAREGKMAYVRPEYHERIMRITRVIGHDRLTLSAYIDHVLTHHFNQCEDAIKSLYARNYNSVF; from the coding sequence ATGGAAAAAGAAATGACACCGAATGAAAAAAGACCACAGCAAGACTGCGGAGGTATGTTTACCCAAGTGCAGGCGAGTGTGGAAATACTGTCGCCTGTCCCGGTAAGCGGCAAATGCAGTGAGAAGGACTATGAACGCCTGTTCATCCGCGACCCGGAAGTAAAGGCACGTGAGGGGAAGATGGCGTATGTGCGCCCGGAGTACCACGAGCGTATCATGCGTATCACCCGTGTAATCGGGCATGACCGGCTTACGCTGTCCGCTTACATCGACCATGTGCTGACGCACCACTTCAACCAGTGCGAAGATGCGATAAAGAGCCTTTATGCCCGAAATTACAATTCAGTATTCTAA
- the traM gene encoding conjugative transposon protein TraM, with translation MEQTKNEPTKENKAAPETGKPKKEREPLTEAQRLKRQKMIVLPAMVLVFIGAMWLIFAPSSGKEQPPGTDGYNTEMPDADKANRQIIGDKLKAYEHGEMEERQESRNRAIGQLGDMFDREIAGTENGVDFDLANPGGKEERAKPATPQTIQSSAAAYRDLNATLGNFYDQPKNDNAEMDELLERIASLESELESERGKASSMDEQVALMEKSYELAAKYMGGQNGGQPSAEQRAEPTTVQKGKKNKAMPIRQVEHQVVSSLSQPMSNAEFVAALSQERNRGFNTAVGTAEVLDRNTIPACVHGAQSVTDGQTVRLRLLEPMAVAGRTIPRGAVVVGTGKIQGERLDIEITSLEYDGTIIPVELAVYDTDGQPGIFIPNSMEMNAVREVAANMGGSLGSSINISTNAGAQLASDLGKGLIQGTSQYIAKKMRTVKVHLKAGYRVMLYQEKY, from the coding sequence ATGGAACAGACAAAGAATGAACCGACGAAAGAGAACAAAGCTGCTCCCGAAACGGGGAAACCGAAAAAGGAGCGCGAACCGCTGACAGAGGCGCAACGGCTGAAACGGCAGAAGATGATCGTGCTGCCCGCTATGGTGTTGGTGTTCATCGGGGCGATGTGGCTGATATTCGCCCCGTCCTCCGGCAAGGAGCAACCGCCGGGAACGGACGGATACAACACCGAGATGCCCGACGCTGACAAGGCGAACCGGCAGATTATCGGCGACAAGCTGAAAGCCTACGAGCATGGGGAGATGGAAGAGCGTCAGGAGAGCCGCAACCGTGCCATCGGGCAGCTGGGCGACATGTTCGACCGCGAGATAGCGGGAACGGAGAACGGAGTGGACTTCGACCTCGCCAATCCGGGCGGCAAGGAAGAAAGGGCAAAGCCAGCCACGCCGCAGACCATCCAGTCCTCCGCAGCCGCCTACCGTGACCTGAACGCCACGCTCGGAAACTTCTACGACCAGCCGAAAAACGACAATGCGGAGATGGACGAATTGTTGGAGCGCATCGCATCGCTGGAGTCGGAACTGGAAAGCGAGAGGGGCAAGGCTTCCTCTATGGACGAGCAGGTGGCTCTTATGGAGAAGTCCTACGAGCTGGCGGCAAAGTACATGGGCGGTCAGAACGGAGGACAGCCATCGGCGGAACAGAGGGCAGAGCCAACTACCGTGCAGAAAGGGAAGAAGAACAAGGCAATGCCTATCAGACAGGTGGAGCATCAAGTAGTTTCTTCACTCTCACAGCCTATGAGTAACGCGGAGTTTGTCGCCGCCTTATCGCAGGAACGCAACCGGGGTTTCAACACGGCTGTCGGCACGGCGGAGGTATTGGACAGGAACACCATACCGGCGTGCGTGCATGGGGCGCAGAGCGTGACGGACGGGCAGACGGTAAGGCTGCGCCTGCTGGAGCCTATGGCGGTGGCAGGCAGGACAATACCCCGGGGTGCGGTGGTGGTCGGCACGGGCAAGATACAGGGTGAGCGGCTCGACATCGAGATTACCTCGCTGGAATACGACGGCACGATTATCCCCGTGGAGCTTGCGGTCTATGACACGGACGGACAGCCCGGCATCTTCATCCCGAACTCGATGGAGATGAACGCCGTCCGGGAGGTCGCCGCCAACATGGGCGGCTCGCTGGGAAGCAGCATCAACATCTCCACCAATGCCGGGGCGCAGCTCGCCTCCGACTTGGGCAAGGGGCTGATACAAGGCACGAGCCAGTACATCGCCAAAAAGATGCGAACCGTCAAGGTGCATCTGAAAGCCGGGTACAGGGTCATGCTTTACCAAGAAAAATATTGA
- a CDS encoding ParA family protein produces MINGTFKYPEIRFFGYLPKRIPEPSETRFSDNSVTYGFNDFMTQCRQSPFVRRTASPQNRIRDDPPACVVTEADGATAKSVWKQKNKSSTIKINGTMSKEIFVAFATQKGGIGKSTVTALAASYLHNVKGYNVAVVDCDDPQHSIHGLREHEMGLIDSSTYFKALACDHFRRIKKNAYTIVKSNAVNALDDAERMIATEDVKPDVVFFDMPGTLRSNGVIKTLSQMDYIFTPLSADRFVVESTLKFVTMFRDRLMTTGQAKTKGLHLFWTMVDGRERNDLYGIYEEVIAEMGFPVLSTRLPDSKKFRRDLSEERKSVFRSTIFPMDTALLKGSGIREFSEEISDIIRPQ; encoded by the coding sequence ATGATAAACGGAACATTCAAATACCCGGAAATCCGCTTCTTCGGATACTTGCCGAAACGGATACCCGAACCGTCGGAAACCCGGTTCTCCGACAATTCGGTGACGTATGGATTCAATGACTTCATGACGCAATGTCGTCAATCACCATTTGTCCGACGCACCGCTTCACCACAGAACCGGATACGCGACGACCCGCCTGCGTGTGTAGTCACGGAAGCGGATGGTGCGACAGCCAAATCCGTATGGAAACAGAAAAACAAATCATCAACAATTAAAATAAATGGAACTATGAGTAAGGAAATCTTCGTTGCATTCGCAACACAGAAAGGTGGCATCGGCAAATCCACTGTCACGGCACTTGCCGCCAGCTACCTGCACAACGTGAAAGGCTACAATGTCGCCGTCGTGGACTGCGACGACCCGCAGCACAGCATCCACGGGCTGCGCGAACACGAAATGGGGCTTATCGACAGCAGCACCTACTTCAAGGCTCTCGCTTGCGACCATTTCCGCCGGATCAAAAAGAACGCCTACACCATCGTCAAAAGCAATGCGGTGAACGCCCTCGACGATGCCGAGAGGATGATTGCCACTGAGGACGTGAAACCCGACGTGGTGTTCTTCGACATGCCCGGCACACTCCGAAGCAACGGCGTGATAAAGACGCTCTCGCAGATGGACTACATTTTCACTCCGCTGAGTGCCGACCGCTTTGTCGTGGAGAGTACCCTGAAATTCGTCACGATGTTCCGCGACAGGCTGATGACTACCGGACAGGCGAAAACAAAGGGGCTGCATCTGTTCTGGACGATGGTGGACGGCAGGGAGAGGAACGACTTGTACGGCATCTACGAGGAAGTGATAGCCGAAATGGGCTTTCCGGTACTTTCCACCCGCTTGCCCGACAGCAAGAAGTTCCGCCGTGACCTTTCGGAAGAGCGCAAGAGCGTTTTCCGCTCCACCATCTTCCCGATGGACACGGCACTGCTGAAAGGGAGTGGCATCCGGGAGTTTTCCGAAGAGATAAGCGACATCATCAGACCGCAGTGA
- the traN gene encoding conjugative transposon protein TraN, whose amino-acid sequence MRKVIIMFALAMGIITANAQENVTVETTNGSEQPTLTKEVYPQKEADGDLYHGLSRKLTFDRMIPPHGLEVTYDKTVHVIFPAEVRYVDLGSPDLIAGKADGAENIIRVKATVRNFPNETNMSVITEDGSFYTFNVKYAAEPLLLNVEMCDFIHDGSTVNRPNNAQEIYLKELGSESPMLVRLIMKSIHKQNKREVKHIGCKRFGIQYLLKGIYTHNGLLYFHTEIKNQSNVPFDVDYITWKIVDKKVAKRTAVQEQIILPLRAQNYATLVPGKKSERTVFTMAKFTIPDDKCLVVELNEKNGGRHQSFVIENEDLVRAGTINELQVR is encoded by the coding sequence ATGAGAAAAGTAATCATCATGTTTGCCCTCGCTATGGGCATCATAACTGCCAACGCGCAGGAGAATGTAACCGTTGAAACGACCAACGGAAGTGAACAACCGACCTTGACGAAGGAGGTCTATCCGCAGAAGGAGGCGGACGGCGACCTATATCACGGGCTGTCACGCAAGCTGACCTTCGACCGCATGATACCGCCGCACGGTCTGGAAGTGACCTACGACAAGACCGTCCACGTCATTTTTCCGGCGGAGGTGCGCTATGTCGATTTAGGCTCGCCCGACCTGATTGCCGGGAAAGCCGACGGAGCGGAGAACATCATCCGTGTGAAGGCTACCGTAAGGAATTTTCCCAACGAAACGAATATGTCCGTCATCACGGAGGACGGCAGTTTCTACACCTTCAACGTGAAGTACGCCGCCGAACCGCTGTTGCTCAACGTGGAGATGTGCGACTTCATCCATGACGGCAGCACGGTGAACCGCCCGAACAACGCGCAGGAAATCTATCTGAAAGAGCTGGGCAGCGAAAGCCCGATGCTGGTGCGCCTTATCATGAAGTCCATCCACAAACAGAACAAGCGCGAGGTGAAGCATATCGGCTGCAAGCGTTTCGGCATCCAATACCTGTTGAAAGGCATCTACACGCACAACGGCTTGCTTTATTTCCACACGGAGATAAAGAACCAGAGCAACGTGCCTTTCGATGTGGACTACATCACTTGGAAAATCGTGGACAAGAAGGTTGCGAAGCGTACTGCCGTGCAGGAGCAGATTATTCTGCCGCTCCGCGCGCAGAACTACGCCACCCTCGTGCCGGGCAAAAAGAGCGAGCGCACGGTCTTCACGATGGCGAAGTTCACCATCCCCGATGACAAGTGCCTCGTGGTGGAATTGAACGAGAAGAACGGCGGCCGTCACCAGTCCTTCGTGATTGAGAACGAGGATTTGGTACGCGCGGGTACCATCAACGAACTTCAAGTACGCTGA
- the traJ gene encoding conjugative transposon protein TraJ, producing MKFDNLHQILRSLYEQMMPLCGDMAGVAKGIAGLGALFYVAYRVWQSLARAEPIDVFPMLRPFAIGLCIMFFPTVVLGTINSILSPVVQGTAKMLEAETLDMNRYREQKDKLEYEAMVRNPETAYLVSNEEFDKQLEELGWSPSDMVTMAGMYIDRGMYNMKKSIRDFFREILELLFQAAALVIDTVRTFFLVVLAILGPIAFALSVWDGFQNTLTQWICRYIQVYLWLPVSDMFSTILAKIQVLMLQNDIERMQADPNFSLDSSDGVYIVFLCIGIIGYFTIPTVAGWIIQAGGMGGYGRNVNQMAGRAGSMAGSVAGAAAGNAVGRVGKLLK from the coding sequence ATGAAGTTCGACAACCTTCATCAGATTTTACGTTCACTTTATGAGCAGATGATGCCGCTGTGTGGGGACATGGCTGGTGTGGCGAAAGGCATCGCCGGGCTGGGTGCGCTGTTCTACGTCGCCTACCGGGTATGGCAGTCGCTGGCGAGAGCTGAACCGATAGACGTATTCCCGATGCTCCGTCCTTTTGCCATCGGTCTGTGCATCATGTTCTTCCCGACTGTGGTGCTGGGCACGATAAACAGCATCCTCTCACCCGTCGTACAGGGCACGGCAAAGATGCTGGAGGCGGAAACGCTGGACATGAACCGATACCGGGAGCAGAAGGACAAACTGGAATACGAGGCGATGGTACGCAACCCCGAAACCGCCTACCTCGTGTCCAACGAGGAATTTGACAAGCAACTGGAGGAACTCGGCTGGTCGCCCTCCGACATGGTGACGATGGCGGGAATGTATATCGACCGGGGAATGTACAACATGAAGAAGAGCATCCGCGACTTCTTCCGCGAGATACTCGAACTGCTGTTCCAAGCCGCCGCCCTCGTGATAGACACCGTCCGCACCTTCTTTCTCGTGGTGCTGGCGATTCTCGGTCCGATAGCCTTCGCCCTGTCGGTATGGGACGGTTTCCAAAACACGCTCACGCAGTGGATATGCCGCTATATACAGGTCTATCTGTGGCTACCGGTATCGGACATGTTCAGCACCATACTGGCGAAGATACAGGTTCTGATGCTGCAAAACGACATCGAGCGGATGCAGGCAGACCCGAACTTCTCGCTGGATTCGAGCGACGGGGTGTATATCGTATTCCTCTGCATCGGCATCATCGGCTACTTTACCATTCCCACCGTTGCGGGCTGGATTATCCAAGCCGGAGGCATGGGCGGTTACGGTCGCAACGTGAACCAGATGGCGGGACGAGCCGGAAGCATGGCGGGCAGCGTGGCGGGTGCAGCCGCAGGAAACGCAGTCGGACGTGTCGGCAAATTGCTGAAATAA
- a CDS encoding DUF4134 domain-containing protein, whose amino-acid sequence MNKNILKNRKAILSAALVIAATASAFAQGNGIAGINEATSMVSSYFDPGTKLIYAIGAVVGLIGGVKVYGKFSSGDPDTSKTAASWFGACIFLIVAATILRSFFL is encoded by the coding sequence ATGAACAAGAACATCTTGAAAAACAGAAAAGCAATCCTCTCCGCGGCACTTGTCATCGCCGCAACCGCCTCCGCTTTCGCGCAGGGAAACGGCATCGCGGGCATCAACGAAGCCACCTCTATGGTGAGTTCTTATTTCGACCCCGGAACTAAACTGATATACGCCATCGGTGCAGTCGTCGGGCTTATCGGGGGCGTAAAAGTGTACGGCAAGTTTTCATCGGGCGACCCCGACACCAGCAAGACAGCCGCCTCGTGGTTCGGCGCGTGCATCTTCCTGATTGTTGCCGCCACCATCCTGCGCTCATTCTTCCTTTAA
- a CDS encoding TraG family conjugative transposon ATPase: MRNTSKMTTLENRFPLLAVEHGCIISKDADITVAFEVELPELYTVTGAEYEAIHSCWCKAIKVLPDYSVVHKQDWFIKERYKPELQKDDMSFLSRSFERHFNERPYLKHTCYLYLTKTTKERNRMQSNFSTLCRGHIIPKELDRETTTKFLEACEQFERIMNDSGLVRLRRLSTDEIVGTEGKTGLIERYFSLMPEGDTTLQDIELSAREMRIGDNRLCLHTLSDAEDLPGKVATDTRYEKLSTDRSDCRLSFASPVGLLLSCNHIYNQYVLIDNSEETLQKFEKSARNMQSLSRYSRSNSINREWIDQYLNEAHSYGLTSVRAHFNVMAWSDDAEELKHIKNDVGSQLASMECVPRHNTIDCPTLYWAAIPGNAADFPAEESFHTFIEQAVCLFTEETNYRSSLSPFGIKMVDRLTGKPLHLDISDLPMKRGITTNRNKFVLGPSGSGKSFFMNHLVRQYYEQGAHVVLVDTGNSYQGLCGMIRRKTGGADGVYFTYTEDKPISFNPFYTDDYIFDVEKKDSIKTLLLTLWKSEDDKVTKTESGELGSAVSAYIERIQSDRSIVPSFNTFYEYMRDDYRKELAQRDIKVEKSDFNIDNMLTTMRQYYRGGRYDFLLNSTENIDLLGKRFIVFEIDSIKENRELFPVVTIIIMEAFINKMRRLKGVRKQLIVEEAWKALSSANMAEYLRYMYKTVRKYYGEAIVVTQEVDDIISSPVVKESIINNSDCKILLDQRKYMNKFDQIQALLGLTEKEKSQILSINMANNPSRLYKEVWIGLGGTQSAVYATEVSAEEYLAYTTEETEKVEVYRLAEKLGDDIEAAIRQLAERRRNKE, from the coding sequence ATGAGGAATACATCGAAAATGACAACACTGGAAAACAGGTTCCCACTTTTAGCGGTGGAGCATGGCTGCATCATCTCAAAGGACGCCGACATCACGGTGGCTTTCGAGGTGGAACTACCGGAACTTTACACCGTGACGGGTGCGGAGTACGAGGCGATACACAGTTGCTGGTGCAAGGCTATCAAGGTGCTGCCGGACTACTCCGTCGTCCACAAACAGGACTGGTTCATCAAGGAACGCTACAAACCGGAGCTTCAGAAGGACGACATGAGCTTTTTAAGCCGCTCTTTCGAGCGTCACTTCAACGAGCGTCCGTACCTGAAACACACCTGCTACCTCTACCTGACCAAGACAACAAAGGAGCGTAACCGGATGCAGAGCAATTTCAGCACGCTGTGCCGGGGACATATCATCCCGAAGGAGCTGGACAGGGAAACCACGACCAAGTTCTTGGAAGCCTGCGAACAGTTCGAGCGCATCATGAACGACAGCGGGCTTGTCAGGCTGCGCCGCCTCTCCACCGATGAGATTGTGGGTACTGAGGGAAAGACGGGACTTATTGAACGCTACTTCTCGCTCATGCCGGAAGGTGACACCACCTTGCAGGACATCGAGCTTTCGGCAAGGGAGATGCGCATCGGCGACAACCGCCTGTGTCTGCACACCCTCTCCGACGCGGAAGACCTGCCGGGCAAGGTGGCTACCGACACCCGTTACGAGAAGCTCTCCACCGACCGGAGTGACTGCCGACTGTCATTCGCCTCCCCGGTGGGGCTTCTGCTCTCCTGCAACCATATCTACAACCAGTATGTGCTGATAGACAACAGTGAGGAAACCTTGCAGAAGTTCGAGAAGTCCGCCCGTAACATGCAGTCGCTATCTCGCTATTCAAGGAGCAACAGCATCAACCGCGAGTGGATAGACCAATACCTGAACGAAGCCCATTCCTACGGACTGACCTCGGTACGGGCACACTTCAACGTCATGGCGTGGAGCGACGATGCGGAGGAACTGAAGCATATCAAGAACGACGTGGGCAGCCAGTTGGCAAGCATGGAATGCGTGCCGCGCCACAACACCATCGACTGCCCGACACTCTACTGGGCGGCGATACCCGGCAATGCGGCGGACTTCCCGGCGGAAGAGAGTTTCCACACCTTCATCGAACAGGCGGTGTGCCTGTTCACAGAGGAAACCAACTACCGCAGCTCGCTCTCGCCCTTCGGCATCAAGATGGTGGACAGGCTCACGGGAAAACCGCTGCACCTTGACATCTCCGACCTGCCCATGAAGCGAGGTATCACGACCAACCGCAACAAGTTCGTGCTGGGTCCTTCGGGCAGCGGCAAGTCTTTCTTCATGAACCACCTCGTGCGCCAATATTATGAGCAAGGCGCACATGTGGTATTGGTGGACACGGGAAACTCCTATCAGGGCTTGTGCGGCATGATCCGACGCAAGACAGGCGGAGCGGACGGTGTGTATTTCACCTACACGGAAGATAAGCCCATCAGCTTCAACCCGTTCTACACCGACGATTACATCTTCGACGTGGAGAAGAAGGACAGCATCAAGACCCTGTTGCTGACGCTCTGGAAGTCGGAGGACGACAAGGTGACAAAGACGGAGAGCGGCGAGCTGGGCAGTGCCGTGAGTGCCTATATTGAGCGCATCCAATCCGACCGTAGCATCGTGCCGTCGTTCAACACCTTCTACGAGTATATGCGTGACGACTACCGCAAGGAACTGGCACAGCGTGACATCAAGGTGGAGAAGTCCGACTTCAACATCGACAACATGCTCACCACCATGCGGCAGTATTACCGGGGCGGGCGTTACGATTTCCTGCTCAACTCCACGGAGAACATCGACCTGCTCGGCAAGCGGTTCATCGTCTTCGAGATAGATTCGATTAAAGAAAACCGCGAACTGTTCCCCGTCGTGACCATCATCATCATGGAAGCCTTCATCAACAAGATGCGGCGGCTGAAAGGCGTGCGGAAACAGCTTATCGTGGAAGAGGCTTGGAAGGCCCTCTCATCGGCGAACATGGCTGAATATCTGCGCTATATGTATAAGACGGTCAGAAAATATTACGGCGAGGCAATCGTGGTGACGCAGGAGGTGGACGACATTATCAGTTCTCCGGTGGTCAAAGAGAGCATTATCAACAACTCGGATTGTAAAATCCTGCTTGACCAAAGGAAATATATGAACAAGTTCGACCAGATACAGGCGTTGCTCGGACTGACGGAAAAGGAGAAGTCGCAGATACTCTCCATCAACATGGCGAACAACCCTTCACGGCTCTACAAGGAGGTGTGGATAGGCTTGGGCGGCACGCAGTCGGCGGTCTATGCCACGGAGGTCAGCGCGGAAGAGTATCTGGCGTACACCACCGAGGAAACGGAAAAAGTGGAGGTTTACCGTCTGGCGGAGAAGCTGGGCGACGACATCGAAGCCGCCATCCGGCAGCTTGCCGAAAGGCGGAGAAACAAGGAATAA
- a CDS encoding DUF4141 domain-containing protein — translation MRTRITMIICLCLLFAGRASAQWVVSDPGNLAQGIINASKNIIHTSKTATNMVSNFQETVKIYQQGKKYYDALKSVNNLVKDARKVQQTILMVGDITDIYVNSFQRMLRDGNFRPEELSAIAFGYTKLLEESNEVLTELRNVVNITTLSMTDKERMDVVERCHSKMKRYRNLVSYYTNKNISVSYLRAKKKNDLDRIMGLYGNMNERYW, via the coding sequence ATGAGAACAAGAATAACAATGATTATCTGCCTGTGCCTGCTTTTCGCGGGCAGGGCAAGCGCACAGTGGGTCGTAAGCGATCCGGGCAATCTAGCGCAGGGCATCATCAATGCCTCCAAAAACATCATCCATACCTCCAAGACCGCCACGAACATGGTGAGCAACTTTCAGGAGACGGTGAAAATCTATCAGCAGGGCAAGAAGTATTACGATGCCCTCAAATCGGTGAACAATCTGGTCAAGGACGCCCGCAAGGTGCAGCAGACCATCCTGATGGTGGGCGACATCACAGACATCTATGTGAACAGTTTCCAACGGATGCTCCGTGACGGGAATTTCAGACCCGAAGAGCTTTCCGCAATCGCTTTCGGCTACACGAAACTGCTGGAGGAAAGCAACGAAGTGTTGACGGAACTCAGGAACGTGGTGAACATCACCACGCTCTCCATGACCGACAAGGAGCGCATGGACGTGGTGGAACGCTGCCACTCGAAGATGAAGCGTTACCGCAACCTCGTGAGCTACTACACGAACAAGAACATCTCCGTGAGTTACCTGCGTGCGAAAAAGAAGAACGACCTCGACCGCATCATGGGGCTGTACGGGAACATGAACGAAAGATACTGGTAG
- a CDS encoding DUF4133 domain-containing protein, translating to MAEYPINKGIGRPVEFKGLKAQYLFIFCGGLLALFVLFVILYMVGIDQWICIGFGAASSSLLVWQTFALNARYGEHGLMKLGAARSHPRYLINRRRITRLFKRQRKEERQ from the coding sequence ATGGCTGAATACCCAATCAACAAGGGTATCGGCCGTCCGGTAGAGTTCAAGGGCTTGAAGGCACAGTACCTCTTCATCTTCTGCGGAGGTCTGCTGGCTCTCTTCGTCCTGTTCGTCATCCTCTACATGGTCGGTATCGACCAGTGGATATGTATCGGCTTCGGCGCGGCATCGTCCTCCCTCCTTGTATGGCAGACCTTCGCGCTGAACGCCCGGTACGGTGAACACGGGCTGATGAAATTAGGAGCGGCACGGAGCCATCCCCGATACCTTATCAACCGGCGGCGGATAACCCGTCTGTTCAAACGACAACGAAAGGAAGAAAGACAATGA
- a CDS encoding DUF3408 domain-containing protein produces the protein MGSRKVNTEGIDEELLLASIGRRTQDGTLRPAQEVPAAAPTEEDTAAPEPSPVQPVTREKAQRESGRRKRQDEDYNELFLRRNEIKTRQCVYISRDVHGKILRIVNDIAGGEISVGGYVDTVLRQHLEQHKERINELYKKQREDLI, from the coding sequence ATGGGCAGCAGGAAAGTGAACACGGAAGGCATCGACGAGGAACTGCTGTTAGCCTCCATCGGGCGGCGCACACAGGACGGGACACTGCGCCCCGCACAGGAAGTACCCGCAGCTGCACCGACCGAAGAGGACACCGCCGCACCGGAACCATCTCCTGTGCAACCCGTAACACGGGAAAAAGCGCAGAGGGAAAGTGGACGCCGGAAAAGGCAGGACGAGGACTACAACGAGCTATTCCTGCGCCGCAACGAGATAAAGACCCGCCAATGTGTCTATATCAGCCGTGACGTCCACGGCAAGATCCTCAGAATCGTGAACGACATCGCCGGAGGGGAAATCTCAGTAGGCGGATATGTGGATACCGTGCTGCGCCAGCATCTGGAACAGCACAAGGAGAGAATCAACGAACTGTACAAGAAACAACGTGAAGATCTGATTTGA
- a CDS encoding DUF3876 domain-containing protein, with the protein MNLPKVKMLQVSKCLIGLAVMMLQSCDVADNRRDMLCGNWESVEGKPDVLIYKEGEAYKVTVFRRSGLRRKLKPETYLLQEENGNLFMNTGFRIDVSYNEATDVLTFSPNGDYVRVKPQPGHPTEE; encoded by the coding sequence ATGAATTTACCAAAAGTGAAAATGCTGCAAGTCAGCAAGTGCCTTATCGGATTGGCGGTCATGATGCTGCAATCCTGCGACGTGGCCGACAACCGCCGCGACATGCTGTGCGGGAACTGGGAGAGCGTGGAGGGAAAACCTGACGTGCTTATCTACAAGGAGGGCGAAGCCTACAAAGTGACGGTGTTCCGTCGTAGCGGTCTGCGCCGCAAGCTCAAGCCGGAAACCTATCTCTTGCAGGAGGAGAACGGCAACCTGTTCATGAACACCGGCTTCCGCATCGACGTGTCCTACAACGAGGCCACGGATGTGCTGACTTTCTCGCCAAACGGGGACTATGTGCGGGTGAAGCCGCAGCCGGGACATCCGACCGAAGAATAA